In Pyrus communis chromosome 15, drPyrComm1.1, whole genome shotgun sequence, the genomic stretch GTGTTCTCGCTCTGTAGGCTGTCTTGATGTGGATCTCAACCATTCTTTCCTCTTTCATTGTCTTCATAAATGTAGTGATGGGCATGCTTGGGTTGAGTCTGAATTTGTCCACATACCTTTTCACAAGCCATGCCACTTTGCAGTTAGGATTTTCCCTCCAAATCCTCCGACATTCATGTTTTCCAACATAAGTTTTCACTTGTATTGAATCTTCATTGTACATCTTGGAAGCATACAATCTTCATGGACAATTTTTCTTACACCTTGCACTAATCTTCCATTTCTCATTCCTTTTTAGCTTAATAGAAGGTGCACTATGCTTAATTAAGTGAGACCACACTGCCTTTCTCAACTATGCAGCATCTCTAAACTTCAATCCCTCTTCAAACTTTAGATCATCCCTGTCCGCTTCTTCATTAAACTCAGGGTAGATGACCTTCTCATCACATTCTAAACCTAAATCGTCAACATTATGTAGGCCATCTGAGTCTTGTCTCTCATCATCAAGGGGAACGTCTTCTACATCCCTTGCATTCATAACGTCTTCTGGATGTTGGTTCCCAACCCTTTCACCCCTTTCAGCATCTCTAACGACACTTTCTACAGTTGTATCATCTACTGCACGACGATCATCATCTTCCAAACTGTAGTCACTGTCCACAAACTCACTATCTGTAGTGTCATCCTCTGCATTTACTACCACAAACAATGCATTTTTGTTTAAAACCTAAACTTTGCAAAAATAATTGAATactgaaattaaatttgtaaaaataaatgtttcaaaaattttaCCTTCATTAGCTTCTACTTTGGTCCCTTCATTAACTTCTTCAGCTTCGTGACCTTCTTTAGTTTCATCACCTTCATCATCAGTATTGAGAGGACCATCTTCAGACTCATCTCCACTTCCTTGTCCTCCCTCAGTTGCTTCAGCCTCATGTTCATCTTCACCATTGTAGGCTATCTCATTCAAAAGACATAGCCGTTTTTCTAAGTCATTTGCACCTCCTTGTGCTCTACCCTTCTTCAATTTTGATCCACTTCCCTTTGTAATCGAAATCACCACCCTCAATTCCTCAATATATTCTATAATGACACCTTTTTTTAATATGGCACTCTCATCTAGATTCATCAAAAACTTATGTTTCAAGGCAGCTTGCTTCGGACTTAGATGTTCTAGGTACATTTATATTTCCCTAACCCTTGGAACATACTTGCACATTTCACCCACATCTTGGTCCCGTTCAATAAGCCTTGATCCCTCCCAATAAGACATCTTAGGAATCCTATAGTGATACAACATAAACCCATCATATCCTAACTCCTTAACCATTTCATCAATCTGGAAAAAAGACATGATGTCTTTGTTTACGTAATCAAACCAAGCCTCAAACCCTTCCATATATGCACTTTCAAACCACTTCCCATCGTGGTTAATTTTAAGGCTAAATAATTCGGGCATGGCTGCAAAGTCAAGGAGAAAGgtgaaaacaacataaaatctTGGAGGCACATGGGGAAAAAGGTGAAAACACTAGTAGGACCATGAGGAAAAATGTGAAAACACTAGTAGAACCATGAGGAAAAAGGTGAAAACACTAGTAGGACCATGAGGaaaaaaggtgaaaacaaaACCATGGGGACCATGAATACAGTTCCACCTTTTTTCCTGAAACCATagaaaaaaaggtgaaaacaaaACCATGGGGACCATGATTGAAGACAAAACCACATGCACAACCCACtacaaaacacaattccagaaaccatagaaaaaaaacaaaagcctAAACCCATATTATCTACAGTTCAAAAAAGGTAGGTTACTTACAATAAAGTGGTGTTTCACCCACTTCGATCCTCCTTTTTTCCCAACCCATCGCCAGCGATGGCTTCACGACAATCTTTCCCAGAAACGTGTGCGCAACGTATGATGACGTGAGAGGTGGAGCGATGGTGAGGTCGAGTGACGGCCCGTGGGTAGGGTTTTGGACGGAGATGGAGGGTCgcgaattttcaattttgaattttttttgtcactgaaacccctaaaaaaaaattccatgtgGACCCACGTggcgcccagtcattgtccacataggTGACACGTCACAGTTAACGAGAGACTTAACAATTTGACTAACGGATGCATAagattgtcccaaaatttacactttaggtatgactttgagacgaaaaaaacttgatgtactaaatgttgaaaaccacgaaacatgagGGTAATAAACATAGATTTACCCAAAGAACAAATAGAACCAAAACAAAcgtaagaaaagaaagaagaagaggccCACGATTGAGATATGAACGGTAGGCAAGGAGGATTTATAAAAGAAGTCAGGGGAAGAAAGTGAGAACCTTGCTAGGATACTTAATTGGCTTAGTGTGTCGAAAATACAATTTGGTATactaagtgtcataatataagtagttaatttttctttttaagtatTTAACTACTTATATTATTACACTTAATGTACAAGACATATTTCTAGCATACTGTAAAATTCCCTCTTAATGTCTcttaaaggaaaaacactataaaagGGGTAAATTAGATCAACGAATAGAACTGATTACAAATATATACAACGATAAAAATCTAAGATCACTAAAGATGCATTACAATCAGACACGATTTGATGTCTATCaagttctattttttattaaaaaaaaatgattctaCATGTGTCTATTCTGCCAGATAACTTCGGTGTTCCACACTAGActagagaattgaatttaattacaattttataGGAATCAAACTCATAAAATGACTATAAATTTTGAGAAAACACGTATAGACAAGTCCCATAATAAATtgatgggagttttaacgaaaaactcacgatattattcactttaacgaaaaatcacatttttactctaaaaagtcaatcctagtactatccactttaccctttattttgtccttatcattaaaactcaaaattttcaagctattttcattagttttttttaaatagattGGACTCAGCTTTATCAACTCACGCTACTATTACAATAATgttataaaaatcaaacttaaaGTGCCACAAACTCAAGGTGtctgatttatatatataagaatcaAACCCTATAAGAAGACCTTTATAGAAATCAAACTCATAAAATGATAGATAAGTCCCACAATTAGTAGATTGGGCTCAACTTTATCAACTCACACTACTATTGCAATACTGTTATAGAAATCAAATTCAAGATGCCACAAACTCAAGATGTTTGATTTCTATATATAAGAATCAAACTAACTTAAATCATTATAGAAGACCTTCATATTATAATTAGTTTGAGACTACTCATGTAAAGGTTAAAATTGTTTTCTAACAACTAAAAGTGTATACGTTggacaaaaacttaaaatcgTTTATAGGTAGtagaatttttaataaaaagtttaagaatttttgttaaaaatttataataaaaaaaaataaaaaaaatccacataagcagctttttttctttttttttttggtcgaatccACATAAGCAGTTTAAACCAGACCTTATTTTCTTCAGATTGATAAAGCACCACCAAATCAGCCATCTACCAATTTGACCCTAAAATTGAACCGACaaaagaaacttttttttttaacaaacgaaattatctacactaaagaaaAAAGGTGGTAGACTTAGCCTCACGATAGACtattaataatgtgattcaaattcacatttgacgagaattgaacccAATACCTCACacttaaaaataaagaagaatataaataaaccataatactaagtgactaACCGTTGGAATAATTAGATGAGCCATAACATATGGTAAAATTCAAGTTGGTGCACTCTTGTTCCCTCATACCCAAAAGActgatttttgtttttccttttcttctacCAACTGTGAGAGTTAGGAATTACGAGCTCCACAAGTACTATGAATTCTGTCCGACACCAGAGACAGCACGGGCAGACCGTCTCAAGGAATTCTTGGAGAGGGTGGGCGAGTGGCACTGGCTTTGCACCCACTTTGAGACCGAAAAGTTCCAGgtaatatttgtatttttaattttatctcGACCCCATCTTACAAGGGTCTAGGAACAGCGGGAGGTTGGGGAGAAGTTCCCGGAGGTGGTGGTCTGAAGGAAAACCTATGCCAACTATGGCAACGAGGTCGCAGATGGGATTTATTTAAGTATCCTTCCATAACTTTGTATCTTATTTTTAAAGGCTTTAATTATGGTTTAAATTCCAATGGATGTAACTTTgtattctttgtttttttttttaggcttCAATGGTACAAAAGAAGGACGAGTACCTCGCCACTCTCTCCTAGCAGCATCCTGACGTGCCTATGGAGGAGCTGACATCTTTCTAGGTGCTGATGGACAGGGTTGGCCGAAGAATGGCAAGGAAATACGTTGCCTCGAGGTGGGTCGGGTCTGGGAAGTCGGCTCATGTTCTTCATCGAGCGCTCCACTGCAGCGACCGAGATTGACTCTCGACGTTAGCAGGTGAAGGAGAAGTTGGCATGTCAAAGGGAATTAGTCTGCTAGTATTTCATGATCGTATCCCAGAGCTTATCAGCTTCTGGCATCATGATTCCACCGCCGCCGCCCGAGCTTGTACAATCATCCCAGGAGCCTCCCCAGCATTTGTCCCACGAGCCCCCCGTGCAGCCGTCCGATGAGCCTCTCCAATAGTGATCAAGACCTCCCGTAGCTTAcaactctttatttttatttttattttaaattttgtattcTATTTGAacgaacaatttttttttggattgcATATATTTAGTTTCAATTTGACCATAGCTACTTAGTAgtacggtctaatggtattaCTCTTCATTAGTAAGTGAGAAGGCTTAGATTCTCGtcaaatacgaatttgaactatattattgctagctcattgtgagatcAAGCGCACCCTATTTCCTTTAGGGTAGATAATGTTCGAAAATTATTTgacaatataattttttttttaatcttgatatttaatatttttattttccaattatatttttaattaattaatgcatatatatatatatatatatatatttttttttaaaatatcatATAAATTTACCGGAACAGTCATCTCTTAAATCACTTATTCCCAATGAACGATCTCGTTGGATTATCCcatagtttattttaatataaaatgacaACCAAACAGAATCCGTCCATTGAGATCATCTCCATCgcgtaaatttatttttatgtaacgAACCCTCGTCTAGTAAAAGAGTAGTTAGCCGACGGAATCTCATGTCCGTTGCATAAAACTCTGTGCAGCGACGAGCTTGGCCTACGAACTTTGACCGACGACCTACCGTCATGTGATGGCAATTTAGACGAACGGTGGACtataaaaaatgaatgaaaaacaaCGGTTGACAAGTCTGCTCAGCACTACTTGGTTGAACGTTGGAGTATACAGACAAGGcttgtatattattttattctgTGGTGTAAgatgatgaaattttaaaactttAAGGTGTAAATTGACAGGCAAAAGGATCAATGCATGGCTGTCATATAAGTTGTTCAAGAAGTGAGTGAGATGACATTGCAGCGACGCGTGGATAATGTTGCTAGTCTGTACTAAAATTCAAGCAAAAGTTTCTTGTTTACCAGCTGTAACCTCTCTAAAACGCCCTCCCATTCGCTTGTTTTTGTACTAAATAACAGATAAATATTTTTACACGCACAACGTTTGGGCCCATGGCTAGCATTCTATATTTTCTAGCTTAGCGCAGATCtttaggttttaaattgacAAGAAAGAGAATATTTTGACATAAAAAATTGTGTTGTTGCTTTTTATACTGTTAGCGCACATCTTTAGGTTTTAATTCACAGGAAGGAGGGTTTTTTTAATGTTCAACTAATTAGCATCAATAAATGGTTGTCGGACAAGTTGTTTCCATTAGTATTAGCATTATTATTTGTCTAGCCGGCCCTTATTCTTAGCTCAAAATTTTGGCAAGAAGAAAATTCCTTACCACTTCTGAAATTCTTGGTTCAGATCTCTTGGTTTTCTTTGTTTCCGCTGCTAACAGAAAGATGGCTGAGGCACTCATTTCCGTGCTTCTCGAACAACTGGCTTCGGTAACTTACCAACACGTCGGAGAAGAGGTGAAGCTGGTTTTGAATGCGGAGAAAGATGTTAAAGAATTCGAGGCCAAACTTAAAGTGATTCGTGCTGTGCTTGAGGATGCGGAGCTGAGGCAAGTGAGGGACGCCAACGTCAGAAATTGGCTGGAGCAGCTAAAAGATGTGTCGCACAAGATGGACAATGTGCTGGATGAGTGGAACACTGAAATACTGAAACAACAAATTGAGAAACAAGAAGAGCACGGTGGAAGTACTTCTCTTGTTACTGAGAAGAAGATGATGCCGGTATGTTTCTCCATTCCCTCCTCTTGCTTTTGTTTCGGGCAAGTCCATCGGATAATTCTTCATCGTGACATTGCTCTTAAGATAAAAAATCTGAATGAAAATTTAGATGAGATTGCAAAGCAAAGAGAAACATATAACTTTCGATTCGCAGAGAGAATGATCAGTGAACACCCTGAGCGAGAGAAAACTTCTTCTTTTGTTGATGAATCTATCATATTTGGTAGAGAACAACAAAAGGATGTTGTGGTCAGCAAGTTGTTGAATGAGAGTAGTCAAGAAGAGAGGGGTCTCCTTGTCATCCCTATTGTCGGGATGGGAGGAATGGGAAAAACAACTCTGGCTCAACTGGCTTATAACGATGAAAATGTTAAAGCTTGTTTTGGAATGAGAATATGGGTTTGTGTTTCAGACCCTTTTGATGAGATGAAAATTGCTAAAGCCATCATTTCTGGTGCTAAAGCTATTAGCCCAAATTCAGATGAGTTGGAAGATTTCTTTCAATGTATGTCTGAATCCATTCAGGGAAAGAAGTTTCTCCTTGTCCTAGATGATGTGTGGACTGAAGACCAAAGAAAGTGGGAGAATTTGAAGTTGCCGTTAATACAAAGTGGCACGCGTGGCAGTAGAATATTGGTGACCACTCGAAAACATGAGGTTGCTGATATGATGGGAGCTCCCACTCACACGATCTATTTGGAGAGGTTGAGTGAACAAAAttgtttgtcaatattcaaccgCATGGCATTTTATAATAGGGATAAGGATGGTGTGTTGGAAGTCATTGGTGAAGAAATAGCAAAAAAGTGCAAGGGTTTGCCTCTTGCTGCAAAGACTTTAGGTAGTCTCATGCGTTACAAGAAAACAAGGAAAGAATGGCAAGAAGTTTTGAACAGTAAGATATGGGATCTCGAAGAGGTTGAGCAACAAGTTTTCCAACCACTATTATTGAGTTATTTTGATTTGGCACCTGCGGTCAAACGATGCCTTTTATATTGTGTTATCTTTCCAAAAGATCATCTGATCTATAAAGATTATTTGATTGAGTTGTGGATGTCACAAGGTTATCTCTATTCAAAAGGAaacatagagaaagaaataattGGCCAAAGGTTTTTTGATAATATAGCAATGCGATCTTTCTTTCAAGACTTTGTAAAATACAGTGATGGAAATATCTGGAGGTGTAAAATGCATGATATTGTGCACGACTTTCTGCAGTATCTTACTCAACATGAATGCTTTACAATGGAGGTTAAGGGTGGGAACAATACAATAAAGCCCTTGGGTGATAAGATCCGCCATTTGACCTTAATGCTTGCACCTGAGGGTCCACTCTCATGTGTTTCGTTTTCCAGCTGCGATCTACATACTCTTGCAACTtttgattcaaaatttaatGTTCTGGAGTCAACATTGATCTCGCAGTTGAAACATCTTAGGACATTGAATTTAAGTGGTAATTGTATTGAAGTGCTTCGGGAAGAGATAGGTGAATTGGTGCATCTGAGGTTTATTGATTTGTCCAACAATCCTTTGAAGAAGCTACCGAATACGGTGTGTAACTTATACAATTTGCAGACATTGCGCCTTAATATGTGTAGGGAACTTGAAAGTCTACCTCAGAGCATGGGAAAGTTGATTAA encodes the following:
- the LOC137716848 gene encoding putative disease resistance protein RGA3, which encodes MAEALISVLLEQLASVTYQHVGEEVKLVLNAEKDVKEFEAKLKVIRAVLEDAELRQVRDANVRNWLEQLKDVSHKMDNVLDEWNTEILKQQIEKQEEHGGSTSLVTEKKMMPVCFSIPSSCFCFGQVHRIILHRDIALKIKNLNENLDEIAKQRETYNFRFAERMISEHPEREKTSSFVDESIIFGREQQKDVVVSKLLNESSQEERGLLVIPIVGMGGMGKTTLAQLAYNDENVKACFGMRIWVCVSDPFDEMKIAKAIISGAKAISPNSDELEDFFQCMSESIQGKKFLLVLDDVWTEDQRKWENLKLPLIQSGTRGSRILVTTRKHEVADMMGAPTHTIYLERLSEQNCLSIFNRMAFYNRDKDGVLEVIGEEIAKKCKGLPLAAKTLGSLMRYKKTRKEWQEVLNSKIWDLEEVEQQVFQPLLLSYFDLAPAVKRCLLYCVIFPKDHLIYKDYLIELWMSQGYLYSKGNIEKEIIGQRFFDNIAMRSFFQDFVKYSDGNIWRCKMHDIVHDFLQYLTQHECFTMEVKGGNNTIKPLGDKIRHLTLMLAPEGPLSCVSFSSCDLHTLATFDSKFNVLESTLISQLKHLRTLNLSGNCIEVLREEIGELVHLRFIDLSNNPLKKLPNTVCNLYNLQTLRLNMCRELESLPQSMGKLIKLKHLYVENCFQLKYLPKGIERLTNLRRLDGCPVGGGKDDDEAFKLGDLRNLDQLRELGIYVYGEVKVAAGEGEKASPLGNKQQLSNLGIRVVGCGRSAETLNFLRPHPNLESLNIRGHNGSIAPNWIMSLNNLRFLNLKEWNECEVLPHLGRLPSLERLDLGSMKGVKKVGVEFMGIEKETSSASSCIIFPKLNALTFTVMEAWEEWKGVEVWKEKDSDITIMPCLSSLVIHNCPQLKTLPDFLRKTPLQRLKIIYSDYLAQGCRKGRGKEWPKVSHIPKITVFPEYSNSDDEGEGIVEAEDVVELTERPSTCGERVMA